The proteins below are encoded in one region of Shewanella algae:
- the pspF gene encoding phage shock protein operon transcriptional activator — translation MANPYQQDNLIGQSNALLEVLEHVSQIAPLSKPVLIIGERGTGKELIAERLHYLSQRWDQSFIKLNCSSLSENLLESELFGHESGAFTGAKGRHEGRFERADGGTLFLDELANTSGLIQEKLLRVIEYGEYERVGGSKTLNADVRLICAANEDLPSLAEAGEFRADLLDRLAFDVITLPPLRCRREDILPLAEYFAVGMARQLKLELFTGFAAEAVATMMDHSWPGNIRELKNAIERSVYRHGHNPEPIENIVLDPFASPYRPTKRVKTHSHQLATAEVGNEVIAGSAAAPTNDSPEPSANQIQFPVDFKQCCEDFETDLIQRALSASQFNQKKTAELLGLSYHQLRGILKKYNLLDKA, via the coding sequence GTGGCCAATCCCTATCAGCAAGACAATCTTATCGGTCAATCCAATGCCCTGTTGGAGGTGTTGGAGCACGTTTCCCAAATCGCACCACTGTCCAAACCTGTGCTTATCATAGGTGAGCGGGGGACGGGTAAAGAGCTGATCGCCGAACGTCTGCACTATCTTTCCCAACGCTGGGATCAGAGTTTTATCAAGCTCAATTGTTCCTCTCTGAGTGAAAATCTACTGGAAAGTGAACTGTTTGGCCATGAGTCCGGCGCATTTACCGGCGCCAAGGGGCGTCATGAAGGCCGCTTCGAGCGCGCCGACGGCGGCACCCTGTTTCTCGATGAGCTGGCCAATACGTCCGGCCTCATTCAGGAGAAGCTGCTGCGGGTCATAGAATATGGTGAATATGAAAGGGTGGGCGGCAGCAAGACCCTCAATGCCGATGTACGCCTAATCTGCGCCGCCAATGAAGATTTACCCAGTCTGGCAGAAGCCGGCGAGTTTCGAGCCGATCTGCTCGACCGTTTGGCGTTCGATGTGATCACCCTGCCGCCGCTGCGCTGCCGCCGGGAAGATATTTTGCCATTGGCAGAATACTTTGCCGTGGGGATGGCGCGTCAGCTCAAACTGGAGCTGTTTACCGGTTTTGCCGCCGAAGCCGTGGCGACCATGATGGATCACAGCTGGCCGGGTAATATTCGGGAGCTGAAAAACGCCATAGAGCGCAGCGTCTATCGCCATGGTCATAACCCCGAACCGATTGAGAATATAGTGCTCGACCCTTTTGCCTCGCCCTACCGCCCCACCAAGCGGGTCAAGACTCATAGTCACCAGCTGGCGACCGCTGAAGTTGGCAATGAAGTCATTGCCGGCAGTGCCGCCGCACCGACAAACGATAGCCCGGAACCTTCGGCAAACCAGATACAGTTCCCGGTGGACTTCAAACAGTGCTGTGAAGACTTCGAGACTGACCTTATTCAACGTGCGCTCAGTGCCAGCCAGTTCAATCAAAAGAAAACCGCTGAGCTACTGGGACTTAGCTACCATCAGCTCAGAGGCATACTGAAAAAATACAATTTGCTCGATAAGGCATAA
- the fabV gene encoding enoyl-ACP reductase FabV — protein sequence MIIKPKIRGFICTTTHPLGCEANVLEQINTTKAKGKIANGPKKVLVVGSSSGYGLSSRIAAAFGSDAATIGVFFEKPGTETKPGTAGWYNSAAFDKFAKAEGLYSKSINCDAFSHEAKAKVIELIKADLGQIDMVVYSLASPVRKLPDSGEVIRSALKPIGESYRSTAVDTNKDTIIEASVEPATEQEIKDTVTVMGGQDWELWLDALDKAGVLADGCKTVAYSYIGTELTWPIYWHGALGKAKMDLDRAAGELNQRLAAKGGSANVAVLKSVITQASSAIPVMPLYIAMVFKKMREEGLHEGCMEQIYRMFSERLYKADGSKPEVDDANRLRLDDWELREDIQQHCRDLWPQITTENLSELTDYREYKAEFLKLFGFGIEGIDYDADVNPAVEFDVIEL from the coding sequence ATGATTATTAAACCTAAAATTCGTGGTTTCATTTGTACCACTACTCATCCTCTGGGCTGTGAAGCCAACGTGCTGGAGCAGATAAACACCACCAAGGCCAAAGGCAAGATAGCCAATGGCCCCAAGAAAGTGCTGGTGGTAGGTTCTTCCAGTGGTTATGGTCTCTCCTCCCGTATTGCCGCCGCCTTTGGTTCCGATGCTGCCACTATCGGGGTCTTTTTTGAAAAGCCCGGCACTGAGACCAAACCCGGCACAGCCGGTTGGTACAACTCGGCGGCGTTTGACAAGTTTGCCAAGGCTGAAGGCCTGTATTCCAAGAGCATCAACTGTGATGCCTTCAGCCATGAAGCCAAAGCCAAGGTGATTGAGCTGATCAAGGCCGATCTGGGCCAGATAGACATGGTGGTTTATTCACTGGCCTCGCCTGTACGCAAACTGCCAGACAGCGGCGAAGTGATCCGCTCGGCCCTCAAGCCTATCGGCGAGTCATATCGCTCTACCGCGGTGGACACCAACAAAGACACCATCATTGAAGCCTCGGTTGAGCCGGCGACAGAGCAGGAAATCAAAGATACTGTTACTGTGATGGGTGGTCAGGATTGGGAACTGTGGCTAGATGCCCTCGACAAGGCCGGCGTGCTGGCCGATGGTTGCAAGACAGTAGCTTACAGCTATATAGGTACAGAGCTGACCTGGCCTATCTACTGGCATGGCGCTCTGGGTAAAGCCAAGATGGATCTCGACCGCGCCGCCGGCGAACTGAACCAAAGACTGGCCGCCAAGGGTGGCAGTGCCAATGTCGCCGTGCTCAAGAGTGTGATCACTCAGGCCAGTTCGGCTATTCCGGTAATGCCACTGTATATCGCCATGGTCTTCAAGAAGATGCGCGAAGAAGGCCTGCATGAAGGCTGCATGGAACAGATTTACCGTATGTTCAGCGAGCGCCTATACAAGGCCGATGGCAGCAAGCCAGAAGTAGACGATGCCAACCGCCTGCGCCTGGATGATTGGGAACTGAGAGAAGATATCCAGCAGCATTGCCGCGATCTCTGGCCACAAATCACCACAGAAAACCTCAGTGAGCTGACCGACTACCGTGAGTACAAGGCCGAATTCCTCAAGCTGTTTGGCTTTGGTATCGAAGGCATAGACTATGATGCCGACGTTAATCCGGCCGTTGAGTTTGATGTTATAGAGCTCTAA
- a CDS encoding ABC transporter permease yields MAAYLLRRLNLFVATSLILICVLFYATSLFPVDRIYALTGIQAPSDAQEAQIIADYHLDGGSFSQFIGYLGQRLSGDLGISVTSQRPVAEELLAVLPASFELATVSGLFAIIFGVPLGVLASLSKQKLTQNAIMAVTLTGYSIPVFWLGLSLSLWFGVRLGWLPISGQINLLYEIKPVTGFMLIDTLLSDSQYRLSAFKDAALHIILPALTLSVLPFTVVVRITRSAMMNVMNQTYIRAAEARGLPTGKIVLRHALPNALIPLLKHLGLMLGPFASYAIVVEVIFSWPGVGSWLVSGIYQRDYTVIQGGTLAVALLIIFLSILIEVLHTATNPLSRKELYASN; encoded by the coding sequence ATGGCTGCTTATCTGCTGCGCAGGCTTAATCTCTTTGTCGCCACCTCACTCATCCTTATCTGTGTACTCTTCTACGCCACCAGTTTGTTTCCGGTGGACCGCATCTATGCCCTGACCGGGATCCAAGCCCCGAGTGATGCCCAGGAGGCACAAATCATCGCCGACTATCATCTCGATGGCGGCTCCTTTTCTCAGTTTATTGGCTACCTGGGGCAGAGGCTCAGTGGCGATCTCGGCATTTCTGTGACCTCTCAAAGACCGGTGGCAGAAGAGCTGTTGGCGGTACTGCCGGCGTCTTTCGAACTGGCGACTGTATCCGGTTTGTTTGCCATCATCTTCGGGGTGCCGCTGGGGGTGTTGGCCTCGCTGAGTAAACAGAAACTGACCCAAAACGCCATCATGGCGGTGACACTGACAGGTTACTCGATTCCGGTATTCTGGCTCGGGCTGTCCCTGTCACTCTGGTTCGGGGTCAGACTGGGTTGGCTGCCAATTTCCGGGCAGATAAACCTGCTCTATGAGATCAAGCCTGTGACCGGTTTTATGCTGATAGATACCCTGCTGTCCGACTCGCAATACCGCTTATCCGCCTTTAAGGATGCCGCCTTGCACATTATCCTGCCGGCGCTGACCTTGTCTGTGTTGCCCTTTACCGTGGTGGTGCGTATTACCCGCTCGGCGATGATGAATGTGATGAACCAGACCTATATCCGTGCCGCCGAGGCCAGAGGCCTGCCCACGGGTAAAATCGTGTTGCGCCACGCCCTGCCCAATGCCTTAATCCCCCTGCTCAAGCACCTGGGACTTATGCTGGGGCCATTTGCCAGCTATGCCATAGTGGTGGAAGTGATCTTCAGCTGGCCCGGGGTCGGCTCCTGGCTGGTATCAGGTATCTACCAACGGGATTACACTGTGATCCAGGGCGGTACACTGGCGGTAGCGCTGCTGATTATCTTTCTGAGTATTCTGATTGAAGTGCTGCATACGGCCACCAATCCGCTCAGCAGGAAGGAACTCTATGCCTCAAATTAA
- a CDS encoding oligopeptide/dipeptide ABC transporter ATP-binding protein — protein MPLLDIRNLTIELDTPHGRVKALEKVSLTVNAGEIHGLVGESGSGRSLMARAILGIPGPNWTVTADRMMWDGRNLMEMNQAERRSLMGSDMSMIFQDPSGSFDPALTVGSQLIEAMPLNKQTPFWRRGKERRLTAQKWLHKVGVKEPRRVLASYAWELSEGECQKVMIAMALANRPKLLIADEPTASMEPSTQAQIFRLLTQLNQLQNVAILLISHELDTLSNWCNRLTVLYSGQVMESGPTAELLEQPYHPYTKAMLDNMPDYSGPAAHKTLMPTLPGSVPALQHLPIGCRLGPRCPEARKQCVVQPQLSHHKDRYYACHFPYQSEPIDDDSLA, from the coding sequence ATGCCGTTACTCGATATTCGTAATCTCACCATAGAACTGGACACGCCCCATGGGCGGGTCAAGGCGCTGGAAAAAGTCAGCCTGACAGTCAATGCCGGTGAAATCCATGGTCTGGTCGGTGAATCCGGCTCGGGCCGCTCTCTCATGGCGCGGGCCATTCTCGGGATCCCCGGCCCCAACTGGACTGTCACCGCCGATCGCATGATGTGGGATGGCCGCAACCTGATGGAAATGAATCAGGCGGAGCGGCGCAGCCTTATGGGCTCTGATATGTCGATGATATTTCAGGATCCCTCCGGCAGCTTTGACCCGGCGCTCACTGTGGGCAGCCAATTGATTGAAGCCATGCCGCTGAATAAGCAAACACCTTTCTGGCGCCGCGGTAAAGAGCGGCGTCTTACAGCACAAAAATGGTTGCACAAGGTGGGGGTCAAAGAGCCGCGGCGGGTGCTGGCCAGCTACGCCTGGGAACTCTCCGAAGGTGAATGCCAGAAAGTGATGATTGCCATGGCGCTCGCCAATCGTCCCAAGTTACTGATCGCCGATGAACCCACGGCTTCGATGGAACCCAGTACCCAGGCGCAGATATTTCGTCTGTTGACTCAGCTCAATCAGTTGCAGAACGTCGCCATCTTGCTGATCAGCCACGAGTTGGACACACTGTCGAACTGGTGTAACCGTCTGACTGTGCTCTACAGCGGCCAGGTGATGGAATCCGGCCCTACCGCAGAGCTACTTGAGCAGCCTTATCATCCCTATACCAAGGCGATGCTGGATAATATGCCGGACTACTCAGGCCCTGCAGCCCACAAGACACTGATGCCGACCCTGCCAGGCTCAGTGCCGGCGCTGCAACATCTGCCGATAGGCTGCCGCCTGGGGCCTCGCTGCCCGGAAGCCCGCAAACAATGCGTGGTGCAACCGCAACTGAGCCATCATAAAGACAGATATTACGCCTGCCATTTCCCTTATCAGAGTGAGCCTATTGATGACGACTCCCTTGCTTAA
- a CDS encoding ABC transporter substrate-binding protein, translated as MLLGGCGQQKVPSGLVYCSEGNPESFNPQLVTSGTTIDATSHQIYSRLVDYDPESGDIIPALATEWQISEDGLSYEFELRQGTQFHDLPYFHPSRHFNADDVLFSFNRIIDKQHPFHEVAQGGYPFFQSIGFAGLIKSISKQGEYRVRFELTQPDASFLSNLATDFAVILSKEYADQLLAQGSPQQLDNQPIGTGPFMLVQYVKNEYIRYRRHPGYWGNMPQSEMLVFDITPRSTTRLAKLITGDCSVSALPKAGELPVIEQHDNLVLESRPGMNVAYWAFNTQKPPFNDVRVRRALAYAIDKQNLLRAVYQDTAVEATGILPPSSWAYSDSAKSYEYAPDKARALLDEAGIDKLELDIWAMPVARIYNPNALKTAELIQADLATIGVKVNIVNYDWSVFTQKLARSDYDSVLIGWNADNSDPDNFFTPLLSCGSIASNNNRSRWCNPRFDALLNQARSVTDRESRSLLYHQAEAILAQDMPLVSLAHAKRMALKNASVTETSLTPFGGIAFANIGHGNKPAVEKKTSPAKEQN; from the coding sequence ATGCTGCTTGGCGGCTGTGGTCAACAGAAAGTGCCCTCCGGCCTGGTATACTGCTCCGAGGGCAATCCCGAGTCGTTCAACCCGCAGCTGGTGACCTCGGGAACCACAATCGATGCCACCTCGCACCAAATTTATAGCCGCCTGGTGGATTATGATCCCGAGAGCGGTGATATCATTCCGGCACTGGCAACCGAGTGGCAGATAAGCGAAGACGGCCTCAGTTATGAGTTTGAGCTGCGCCAGGGTACCCAGTTTCACGATCTGCCCTACTTTCACCCCAGTCGGCATTTCAATGCAGATGATGTGCTGTTCAGTTTCAATCGCATCATAGACAAGCAGCACCCTTTCCATGAGGTAGCTCAGGGCGGTTACCCCTTCTTCCAAAGCATAGGTTTTGCCGGGCTGATAAAATCCATCAGCAAACAGGGCGAATATAGAGTCAGATTTGAACTCACCCAGCCCGATGCCTCATTCCTTTCCAACCTGGCCACCGACTTTGCGGTGATCCTCTCCAAAGAGTATGCCGATCAGCTTCTTGCCCAAGGCAGCCCGCAGCAGTTGGATAACCAGCCGATAGGAACAGGCCCCTTTATGCTGGTGCAATACGTTAAGAATGAATATATCCGCTACCGGCGCCACCCGGGTTACTGGGGCAATATGCCGCAGTCTGAAATGCTGGTGTTCGATATCACGCCACGAAGCACTACCCGCCTGGCCAAGCTGATCACCGGCGATTGCAGCGTCTCGGCCTTGCCCAAGGCCGGTGAGTTGCCGGTTATTGAGCAGCACGACAACCTGGTTTTGGAAAGCCGCCCCGGGATGAATGTGGCCTATTGGGCCTTCAATACCCAAAAGCCGCCGTTCAATGATGTCAGGGTCAGACGGGCGCTGGCCTACGCCATCGACAAGCAAAACCTGCTAAGGGCCGTTTATCAGGACACAGCCGTCGAGGCAACCGGTATTCTGCCGCCCTCCTCCTGGGCCTATTCCGATTCGGCCAAGAGTTATGAATATGCCCCTGACAAAGCCAGAGCTCTGCTGGATGAAGCCGGCATAGATAAACTGGAGCTGGATATCTGGGCTATGCCTGTGGCACGAATATACAACCCCAATGCGCTGAAGACCGCCGAGCTGATCCAGGCCGATTTGGCGACCATAGGTGTCAAGGTCAATATCGTCAACTACGATTGGAGTGTCTTCACCCAAAAACTGGCACGCAGTGATTATGACTCGGTACTCATCGGCTGGAACGCCGACAACAGCGATCCGGATAACTTCTTTACCCCCTTACTCAGTTGTGGCTCTATCGCCTCCAACAACAATCGTTCTCGCTGGTGTAACCCCAGGTTTGACGCCCTGCTCAACCAGGCCAGAAGCGTGACCGACAGAGAAAGCCGAAGTTTGCTGTACCACCAGGCCGAGGCGATTCTGGCACAGGATATGCCGTTGGTGAGCCTGGCTCATGCCAAACGTATGGCACTGAAGAATGCCAGCGTGACCGAAACCAGCCTCACGCCTTTTGGCGGCATCGCCTTTGCCAACATAGGCCACGGCAACAAACCGGCTGTTGAGAAAAAAACATCGCCCGCCAAGGAGCAAAACTGA
- a CDS encoding ABC transporter permease subunit — MPQIKIYQEDDIPSPSLKLWRTFAANPFALAGLWGVLCLLILTMFGPMIAPYPADFQDPNALLLPPSWDDLGTVEHFLGTDDLGRDIFSRLLHGTSYTFGMALAIVATALLVGFIIGSFSGMMRGLKSSILGHLLDALLSIPSLLMAILVVAVMGPGLMNVFWAVGIALTPQFVRAIHQAVHEELQKEYVTAAKLDGANGLQIFWFVIMPNVWETVIIQTTLAISAAILDIAALGFLNLGAQAPKSEWGAMVFQGLDNLLTAPWTVTIPGAAILLSVLAVNLVGDGLRSALAPIRN, encoded by the coding sequence ATGCCTCAAATTAAGATTTATCAGGAAGACGATATTCCATCCCCCAGCCTCAAGCTCTGGCGTACCTTTGCCGCCAATCCTTTTGCGCTTGCCGGGCTTTGGGGCGTGCTCTGCCTGCTGATCCTGACAATGTTCGGGCCCATGATTGCCCCCTACCCGGCCGATTTTCAAGATCCCAACGCCCTGTTACTGCCACCATCCTGGGACGATCTCGGCACGGTTGAGCACTTTCTCGGTACAGACGATCTCGGCCGGGATATCTTTTCCCGCCTGCTGCATGGCACCAGTTACACCTTCGGCATGGCGCTGGCGATTGTCGCCACCGCACTCCTGGTCGGATTTATCATAGGTTCATTCTCGGGGATGATGCGCGGCCTCAAGTCCAGTATCCTAGGGCACCTGCTCGATGCCTTGCTGTCGATTCCATCACTCTTGATGGCTATTCTGGTGGTGGCGGTAATGGGCCCCGGGCTGATGAACGTATTCTGGGCCGTGGGTATCGCGCTCACGCCTCAGTTTGTTCGCGCCATACATCAAGCCGTGCATGAAGAGTTGCAAAAAGAATATGTCACCGCCGCCAAGTTGGATGGCGCCAATGGTCTGCAGATATTCTGGTTTGTGATTATGCCCAATGTCTGGGAGACTGTGATTATTCAAACAACGCTGGCAATATCGGCGGCCATTTTGGATATCGCCGCGCTGGGTTTCCTCAATCTCGGTGCCCAGGCGCCCAAATCCGAATGGGGTGCCATGGTATTCCAGGGCCTGGATAACCTGCTGACCGCTCCCTGGACAGTGACCATTCCGGGAGCCGCTATCCTGCTGAGTGTGTTGGCCGTCAACCTGGTCGGCGATGGACTGAGATCGGCGCTTGCGCCCATCAGAAACTGA
- the pspC gene encoding envelope stress response membrane protein PspC, with protein MTESGKRTLYRIPQQRKIAGVCAGVAEYFNLEPWLVRVATVSILVLGGYGMVIITYLVLWMILDVKPWTAKDTHKDIGVKKKVWQAGEPAKQALRDVSNRFQSLEHRLRALEQHVTSEQFELKRQINNL; from the coding sequence ATGACTGAATCAGGCAAGCGTACTCTTTACCGCATTCCCCAGCAAAGGAAGATCGCCGGGGTCTGTGCCGGGGTAGCCGAGTACTTTAATCTGGAACCTTGGTTGGTTCGGGTGGCTACGGTTTCAATCCTTGTGCTCGGTGGCTATGGAATGGTGATTATCACCTATCTGGTGCTGTGGATGATACTGGATGTCAAACCTTGGACCGCCAAAGACACCCATAAGGACATTGGGGTCAAGAAAAAGGTCTGGCAAGCCGGGGAGCCCGCCAAACAGGCGCTCAGAGATGTAAGCAATCGCTTTCAATCACTGGAGCATAGGCTCAGGGCACTCGAACAACATGTCACCTCTGAGCAGTTCGAGTTGAAAAGACAGATCAATAACCTATAA
- the pspA gene encoding phage shock protein PspA produces MGIFTRFADIINANISALLDKAEDPEKMVRLIIQEMEDTLVEVRSTSAKVLAEKKELLRRIGKVQAQVQDWQEKAELALTKDREDLAKAALVEKQKAATLAQTLEQELEVVEEHIARLKEEVGQLQEKLADAKARQKTIIMRKQTASSRLEVKKQLDSSKIDNAMLKFEQYERRIEGLEAEVESYDLGGKKSSLEEEFAALKAEDSVSAELEALKAKVKGDSAKTKK; encoded by the coding sequence ATGGGAATTTTCACACGTTTTGCCGACATCATTAATGCCAACATTAGTGCCTTGCTGGACAAGGCGGAAGATCCGGAAAAAATGGTGCGCCTGATCATTCAGGAAATGGAAGATACCCTGGTTGAAGTGCGTTCTACTTCGGCTAAAGTATTGGCAGAGAAGAAAGAGTTGCTCCGCCGTATTGGCAAAGTGCAGGCTCAGGTGCAGGATTGGCAGGAAAAGGCCGAACTGGCACTGACCAAAGACAGGGAAGATCTGGCCAAGGCCGCGCTGGTTGAAAAGCAAAAAGCCGCTACCCTGGCGCAAACTCTGGAGCAAGAGCTCGAGGTGGTTGAAGAGCATATTGCCCGCCTGAAAGAGGAAGTGGGTCAACTGCAGGAAAAGCTGGCCGATGCCAAGGCTCGCCAGAAGACCATCATAATGCGCAAGCAAACCGCTTCTTCACGCCTGGAAGTGAAAAAGCAGCTGGATTCCAGCAAAATCGACAACGCCATGCTCAAGTTTGAGCAGTATGAGCGTCGCATCGAAGGGCTGGAGGCTGAAGTTGAGTCCTATGATCTTGGTGGCAAAAAGTCCAGTCTGGAAGAGGAGTTTGCGGCACTCAAGGCCGAAGATTCTGTCAGCGCCGAGCTGGAAGCCTTGAAGGCCAAGGTGAAAGGCGATAGCGCCAAAACCAAAAAATAA
- the pspB gene encoding envelope stress response membrane protein PspB, with protein sequence MDMDLLLAPLIIFMIFVAPIWLILHYRSKRQVSQGLTEAEFKQLNDLIDTADKMGQRIETLEAILDAESPEWRQRHD encoded by the coding sequence ATGGATATGGACTTACTGCTGGCACCCCTGATTATCTTCATGATCTTTGTGGCGCCAATCTGGTTGATTCTGCATTACCGCAGTAAACGTCAGGTGAGCCAGGGGCTTACCGAAGCAGAGTTCAAACAGCTTAACGACTTGATAGACACAGCTGACAAGATGGGCCAAAGGATTGAAACGCTGGAAGCCATCCTGGATGCCGAGTCCCCGGAATGGAGGCAACGTCATGACTGA
- a CDS encoding ATP-binding cassette domain-containing protein: MTTPLLKVTDLSKRYFSGYKGFRRQYTEALAPISFELNSGETLAIAGEAGSGKSTLARILVGAEYRSGGQILFNGEPLDSHDLKQRCRLIRMIFQDPNTSLNPRLTIGELLNEPLRFNTRLSAHARSEQVVETLRKVGLLPEHVEFYPHMISEGQKQRVAVARALMLNPRIIIADEALTALDLSVRAQILNLLLKLQKEMGLSYIFVSHNLNVIRHVSDKIMVLHKGVMVEKAATETLFNDPQHEYTQRLLQEQAQLARKR; this comes from the coding sequence ATGACGACTCCCTTGCTTAAAGTCACGGACCTGAGCAAACGCTACTTCAGCGGCTACAAGGGCTTTCGCCGCCAATATACTGAGGCTTTGGCGCCCATTTCGTTTGAACTCAACAGTGGCGAAACCCTGGCCATTGCCGGTGAAGCCGGCTCCGGCAAGAGTACTCTGGCCCGTATTTTGGTCGGTGCCGAGTATCGCAGCGGCGGGCAAATTCTGTTCAATGGCGAGCCGCTCGACAGCCATGATCTGAAACAGCGCTGCAGACTTATCCGGATGATATTCCAGGATCCCAATACCTCACTCAACCCCAGGCTGACCATAGGGGAACTGCTCAATGAGCCGCTGAGGTTCAATACCCGGCTCTCGGCCCATGCCCGCAGTGAGCAAGTGGTTGAGACTTTGCGCAAAGTCGGCTTGCTGCCGGAACACGTGGAGTTTTATCCCCACATGATTTCCGAAGGTCAGAAACAGCGGGTGGCGGTGGCCCGGGCCTTGATGCTCAACCCGAGGATCATTATCGCCGATGAAGCTCTGACGGCGCTGGATCTCTCGGTGCGGGCCCAGATCCTCAACCTGCTGCTCAAGCTGCAAAAAGAGATGGGGCTTTCCTATATTTTTGTGTCCCACAACCTCAATGTTATCCGCCATGTAAGCGACAAGATCATGGTGTTGCACAAGGGGGTGATGGTGGAAAAAGCCGCCACCGAGACCCTGTTCAATGATCCGCAACACGAATACACCCAAAGATTATTGCAGGAGCAGGCACAACTGGCCCGCAAGCGTTGA
- a CDS encoding YcjX family protein encodes MASVRQKFGKLKHKTRELAQRTTDRHLRLAVTGLSGAGKTAFITALVDRLLRAGTEADGSGLPLFQVCRDGRLLGVRRELQPDLTIASFDFDAAIASLTAAKPSWPASTRSISELRLTLKYVPTKGMLAKLADSAKLHLDIVDYPGEWLLDLPMLSQDFNRWSETRFARQSTLEASTLYPKFAAALATLDLYADADEQALAAMAESYRLLLLDLVQQQGFYQAQPGRMLLPGELAGTPILAFFPLLPEQLQDKQQLASAGRRSNYQVLRHRYQQYLAKVVKPFYQEYFAGFDRQLILVDCFSALNRGKAQFEDMAEALNAISASFQYGQSNLLRRLFAPRIDTLLFAASKVDQVTRDQQGNVLSLLSAMLAPSRQQAGFAGSRVETMAISAIKATRHGMVKDADGVEVEVVCGRRMSDGQKVTLYPGEVPRALPEQAFWQRQGFHFCEFAPPDSQPELGYEHIRLDHLLEFLLGDKLR; translated from the coding sequence ATGGCAAGCGTCAGGCAAAAGTTCGGCAAACTCAAACACAAAACCCGCGAGTTGGCACAGCGCACCACAGACAGGCATCTTAGGTTGGCGGTTACCGGCCTTTCCGGCGCTGGCAAGACTGCCTTTATTACCGCGCTGGTGGATCGACTGCTGCGCGCCGGCACTGAGGCTGATGGCAGTGGCTTACCCCTATTTCAGGTGTGCCGCGACGGACGTTTACTCGGGGTCAGGCGGGAGCTGCAGCCTGATTTGACCATAGCTAGTTTTGACTTTGATGCTGCGATTGCCAGCTTGACCGCGGCCAAGCCCAGTTGGCCGGCATCGACCCGCAGTATCAGTGAGCTGCGGCTGACGCTCAAATATGTGCCTACCAAAGGGATGCTGGCAAAATTGGCCGACAGCGCCAAACTGCATCTCGACATAGTCGATTATCCCGGGGAGTGGTTGCTGGACTTGCCCATGTTGAGCCAGGACTTTAACCGCTGGTCTGAAACCCGCTTTGCCCGGCAATCAACCCTGGAAGCCTCGACTCTCTACCCTAAGTTTGCTGCGGCGCTGGCGACGCTGGATTTGTACGCCGATGCCGACGAGCAGGCGCTGGCCGCCATGGCCGAAAGTTATCGGTTACTGCTGCTGGATCTGGTGCAACAACAGGGATTTTATCAAGCCCAGCCGGGGCGAATGTTGCTCCCCGGAGAGCTGGCCGGTACGCCAATTTTGGCTTTTTTTCCCCTGTTACCCGAGCAACTCCAAGATAAGCAGCAACTGGCATCTGCCGGACGTCGCAGCAATTATCAGGTGCTCAGGCACAGATATCAGCAATATCTGGCCAAAGTGGTCAAGCCCTTCTATCAGGAGTATTTTGCCGGTTTCGACCGTCAGTTAATTCTGGTGGACTGCTTCAGCGCCCTTAATCGTGGCAAGGCGCAGTTTGAAGATATGGCCGAAGCACTCAATGCCATCAGCGCCAGCTTCCAGTATGGCCAGTCCAATTTGCTGCGACGTTTGTTTGCTCCTCGAATAGATACTCTGCTGTTTGCCGCCAGTAAAGTCGATCAGGTGACCCGGGATCAGCAGGGCAATGTGTTGTCACTACTCAGTGCCATGTTGGCGCCCAGTCGGCAACAGGCCGGATTTGCCGGCAGTCGGGTGGAAACCATGGCCATCAGCGCCATCAAAGCGACCCGTCACGGTATGGTCAAAGATGCCGATGGCGTGGAGGTGGAAGTGGTCTGTGGCCGACGCATGAGCGATGGCCAGAAGGTGACCCTGTATCCGGGCGAGGTGCCCAGAGCCTTGCCTGAGCAAGCGTTCTGGCAAAGGCAGGGATTTCATTTCTGTGAGTTTGCGCCGCCAGACAGCCAACCGGAACTAGGCTATGAACATATCCGGCTCGATCACCTGCTGGAGTTTCTTTTGGGCGACAAGTTGAGGTAA